In one Magallana gigas chromosome 7, xbMagGiga1.1, whole genome shotgun sequence genomic region, the following are encoded:
- the LOC105332997 gene encoding bifunctional heparan sulfate N-deacetylase/N-sulfotransferase 4, producing MFLRRYIERLKTSCFRQKTRSFSITRVFIIVILFSLVTFFILSYKLMTPRHVRKMPHPPVPKVHCRFERKMQFAPRDHNTRDNLQISKKVLVIAESHYPKLVRQIVQTLELARFDYKIESTGKHLPPLTHLDKGRWSVIIFENLEAYLAMDQWNREMIDKYCKDFKVGMIIFVHSSDELGIDREKVTGFPLILRYNMGLRDFHLNMYSEMWRIARPGEVIDGPLEDDDWTVFEYHNNTYEPLAFARAAPNQFIEGTEQDNSTLVAAILDVGKHDGIKRVFFGNSLEFWLHRLMMVDALSYLSHGKLSLSLDRYIQIDVDDIFVGITGTRMTAGDVEAMVQAQERFQKKVEGFMFNMGFSGYYFQTGDNPENEGDKKILEYKNKFWWFGHMWKHEHSHKFPQQRLEQSMLKNYQFAKEMKIPVHHQYAVAPLHAGVFPIHEELYNAWKNVWDIRVTSTEEYPRLHPAWRRRGFIYKGVMVLPRQTCGLFTHTMYYDEYPGGPQVLDKSIQGGELFLTFLFNPINIFMTHMSNYGNDRLALYTFESAFKFVQCWTNLRLKQVPPLEMGIKYFEMYPEEKDPIWRNPCSYKRHLEIWSENKTCDRLPKFMVIGPQKTGTTALYTFLSMHPAIISNYNSSETFEEVQFFNGNNYYKGLDWYMNFFPIPPNATSDFLFEKSATYFDSELAPHRAHALLPKAKLICILVHPAKRAYSWYQHIKAHKDPIAMNHSFYEVITATNSAPQKLQSLRNRCLMPGIYVQHLSRWLDFYPARQLFIVDGEKLKNQPAAVMHNVQRFLHIEPHYEYNDLLRFDPKKGFYCQTMSNNKSKCLGRSKGRKYPPMDQKSMAVLQQFYSKHNVALSHLLEKYKYRIPNWLEQELSSSR from the exons ATGTTTCTAAGACGTTACATAGAAAGGTTGAAGACCTCTTGCTTTCGCCAAAAGACCAGGTCATTTTCCATTACACGAGTATTCATCATTGTTATTCTCTTCAGTCTTGTGACTTTCTTCATCCTCTCATATAAACTGATGACCCCAAGACACGTTCGTAAAATGCCACATCCACCAGTTCCAAAGGTGCACTGTCGATTCGAAAGAAAGATGCAGTTTGCGCCTAGGGACCACAACACCAGGGACAATCTGCAGATCAGTAAGAAAGTGCTGGTGATTGCCGAGTCCCATTATCCCAAACTGGTGAGACAGATAGTACAGACGCTTGAACTAGCTAGGTTTGACTACAAGATCGAAAGTACGGGTAAACATTTACCTCCCCTGACTCATTTAGACAAGGGAAGGTGGTCTGTGATTATTTTTGAGAATTTGGAAGCTTACTTGGCTATGGACCAATGGAATCGGGAAATGATTGATAAGTACTGTAAAGACTTCAAAGTCGGGATGATCATTTTTGTGCACTCTTCTGATGAATTAGGAATTGATAGGGAGAAAGTTACAGGATTTCCCTTGATTCTACGGTACAACATGGGACTTCGGGATTTCCACTTGAACATGTATTCCGAAATGTGGAGAATCGCTCGACCGGGTGAAGTGATAGATGGGCCCCTAGAGGATGATGATTGGACAGTGTTTGAATATCACAACAACACGTACGAACCATTGGCGTTCGCTAGGGCTGCCCCCAACCAATTTATAGAGGGTACTGAACAAGACAATTCAACTTTAGTGGCTGCCATCTTAGACGTGGGGAAACATGATGGGATAAAGCGTGTGTTCTTCGGAAACTCTCTGGAGTTTTGGTTGCATCGCCTGATGATGGTTGATGCTCTGTCGTACCTGTCACATGGGAAGTTGAGTCTCTCTCTGGATCGTTATATTCAAATAGATGTGGACGATATATTTGTTGGGATCACTGGGACAAGAATGACAGCAGGAGATGTGGAG GCCATGGTACAAGCTCAGGAGAGGTTTCAGAAGAAGGTGGAGGGATTCATGTTCAACATGGGATTCTCCGGCTATTACTTCCAGACCGGAGATAATCCCGAAAATGAAGGCGACAAGAAGATACTAG AATACAAGAACAAGTTCTGGTGGTTTGGTCACATGTGGAAGCACGAACACTCGCACAAGTTTCCTCAACAGAGACTGGAGCAATCCATGCTCAAAAACTACCAGTTTGCCAAG GAGATGAAGATCCCTGTACATCACCAGTATGCAGTAGCCCCACTACACGCTGGTGTGTTCCCAATCCATGAGGAACTGTACAATGCCTGGAAAAATGTGTGGGACATCCGAGTGACCAGTACAGAAGAGTACCCCCGCCTGCACCCTGCCTGGAGAAGGAGGGGCTTCATATACAAAGGGGTGATG GTTCTTCCACGCCAGACCTGTGGACTGTTCACACACACCATGTACTATGACGAGTACCCTGGGGGCCCACAGGTCCTGGACAAGAGCATCCAAGGGGGAGAGCTCTTCTTGACATTCCTTTTCAATCCT ATTAACATATTCATGACACACATGTCTAATTATGGCAATGACCGCCTGGCCTTGTATACCTTTGAGAGCgctttcaagtttgttcagTGCTGGACCAATTTAAGGTTGAAGCAGGTGCCACCTCTGGAAATgggaattaaatattttgaaatgtatccTGAAGAGAAGGATCCTATTTGGAGG aATCCATGCTCTTATAAGAGGCATTTAGAGATCTGGTCAGAAAACAAAACTTGTGATAGACTGCCGAAGTTCATGGTCATCGGACCTCAGAAAACTG GTACCACAGCATTATACACGTTTCTCTCCATGCACCCAGCCATCATCAGTAATTACAACAGCTCGGAGACGTTCGAAGAGGTTCAGTTCTTTAATGGAAACAACTACTACAAGGGCTTGGATTG gtACATGAATTTCTTCCCCATTCCGCCAAACGCTACCTCAGATTTTCTGTTTGAGAAGAGTGCCACTTACTTTGACAGTGAGCTGGCACCGCATCGAGCTCACGCTCTCCTGCCCAAGGCAAAACTCATCTGTATACTCGTTCATCCGGCCAAAAGAGCATATTCCTGGTATCAG CATATCAAAGCACATAAGGACCCGATAGCAATGAATCATTCGTTTTATGAAGTGATCACGGCGACTAACTCGGCCCCCCAGAAGCTTCAGAGTCTGAGGAATCGGTGCCTGATGCCAGGAATTTATGTACAGCACCTGTCCAGGTGGCTAGATTTCTACCCAGCCAGACAG TTATTTATTGTGGATGGAGAAAAACTCAAGAATCAACCAGCAGCTGTGATGCATAATGTTCAGCGGTTCCTACATATAGAGCCGCACTATGAATATAATGATTTACTCAG GTTTGATCCCAAGAAAGGGTTCTATTGCCAAACCATGTCGAACAACAAGAGCAAGTGCTTAGGTCGAAGCAAAGGGAGAAAGTATCCCCCCATGGACCAGAAATCAATGGCGGTCCTACAGCAGTTCTACAGTAAACACAACGTGGCCCTGTCTCATCTGCTGGAGAAATACAAGTACAGGATTCCTAATTGGCTGGAGCAGGAGCTCAGCAGCAGCAGATAA